Part of the Desulfurococcaceae archaeon genome is shown below.
CGTGTTTACCTCGGAGCGTGCCGTTTCAAGAACGTCCTGCTTAAATCAAGTACATTCCGTTGCAATCTTCTCAACCCCACGGATGCCGCAAAGTAAAGCAGTCCTCCAAGTACCTGCTTAATTATCAACGGAGCGAATGCGACCATTTTCGCTGAAAGCTTCCTGATCTTTTTTACGGCGTCGTAGACCGCTACAAATATCAGTTCCAGGTTATCGTGTGTAGGTAGCAAGTCGCGTGTAAATACACCTTTCGCCTTCCTCAAACTACCGCTCGGTATAAAGGGCAGTGGAAACACGAACACGTTGTACGGTTCAAGCCTTTCAACGAGCTTTAGGTTCGCTCTTACATCATCGGGGCTTTCGCCCGGTAAGCCCACAATGAGGGTAGCGCAGATCCACCACCCAGCGTCGTTGAGAATAGAAATGGCTTCTTCCACGATCTTAGGCCATTCATCCGGGGTGAACGGCTTCGGCTTACCGGGCGCTATCACTTGAAGAAGCCTCGGGCTCGCGGTTTCAATTCCCAACTGGATTATTGAATAATTGCTTTCGCCGAGCCCGAGCATATCGCCCACCTTTTTAACCAGCCACGGATCAGTAACAACCGTTGAGGCTGTTGCAAAATCTACTGACACGTTCTCTACGCCGGGAACCTTTAACACCGTCTCCGTGAGTTTCAAAACCATTTCCCTCCGCGGGTGGAGGCTCGAAGAACCATACCTAAAGAAGTCCTCTGAATGAAGCGTTATCTTGCTCTCCCCACCTAGAACATTTACTTTTACCTCCTGCAACACCTTTTCAAGGGGTATGACCCTGTACATCAAAAGCGTTGGATTACAGAACTTGCATCCACGACCACAACCTCTAGACACCTCAACTAAACCTCGAGAGGGCGTTCTAATTACGGGTATCTTGCCCACTGGTACAGGAGGCCCCTTGACGTAGCTGGGAAGGCTTTCATTGCTCAATGCCCTCTTAAACAACTCTGGCACGACCAGCTCGCCCTCGCCTTCTACGATACTGTCTATTCCAAGTTTTCTCTGAAGCCCAGTATCGATTATTTCCCATACACCCGGCCCACCTACAACAATTCTTAACCTCTCTCGGTTCTCGAGTATTGCTGGGTGAGTTAGTAGCTTCATGGTAGCCCATGACATGTAGGATTGAAGCCTTGTTTCGATACCCATGAGCTTCAAGACCACGCGTAGTAGTGCAGTACCGTAGTTTATACCGAGAGGGTCTAGAACGCTTATGCCGACGACTCTCGTACCTGGCCCCACAGCCCTATCCAGTTTTCTAGGGTCGATAATCGCGACTTCGTCGCTCGAAAAACCGGAATCAAGTAATGAGGCTTCAATCTTACAAAGACCATACTGTGTGGTCTTCATTCTGCCGTGCTCATCGCTTTCACATGGAAATAGTAGTGGACCTAATAATGCCGGTAAGACGTCCATGGGAAGCCCGGAGGAGAACCCCAAGTAGGTCCTATGGTAAGTGCTGACCAGGCTCTCATCCCCTGTAAGTATTACTTTAAACCCATTGAACACGGGTCGCCGCCTCGGCCGTAACCATCTTATAAATAGGCAGTGGTTACGTTAATTATGTTTATCCAGGTGGAGTGCCCAGCTTAACATGAAGGGGAGTTAATTCCGTTGAGTCTAAAGCCCAGTATAATTGACATCCTTATATTGTACTCAACACTTTAACTAATGGTGATGACGGTGTTTGGTGATTGGTACCGTTATTCAGCGCTAGGATAGAAAGGTGTGGTTATCCGGGTAGCTTTGAACTCAGGGATGTACGCTTTGAGCTTAAAAAAGGTGAAGCACTCCTAGTAACCGGGAAATCCGGTAGCGGAAAGACAACTCTCCTAAGGGTGGTAACGGGGACCATTGAAGCTGCTGGTGGTTATTTAGAGGGCGAAGTACTCCTAGAAGGTAAGAGCATCCTCGAAATGAAACCCGAAGAAGTGTACCACTCAATAGCGTACATTCCGCAAGAACCATGGTACGCGTTTGTCGGCTACACGGTATACACCGAGGTTTGCCACGTGCTCGCACAACTTGGCGTAAATTGTACTGATGCAGACTTCGCGCCGCTGGGTTCCTCCAGGCTGGTGAATAGGCTTACGTACACTCTCAGCGCTGGGGAGGTTCAGCGGGTTCTCTGGCTCGAAACAATGATAAAGAGGGCTAGGTTGATCGTCCTCGATGAGCCGTTGACGTATCTAGACGAGGAAGCCAGAAGAGTGGTCAAACACTACGTAAAGGTAGCACGTAGTAGGGAAATGGGCATCATTGTGGCAGATCACGATCCAGCATACTGGGAGTTCTTAGAGCCCGATATGCTAATACTGGAAGGTGGAATTGTTAAGTATCACGGTCCATGGTCAAGATCCAAGGCAGAAGAACAAGGCATGAAATTGACAAGTCTAAAAAAGCACGTAGAGAGGGGCGTGTTCGTGAAGTTTAAAAACGTGTCGTTCAGATACACGGGAGATAGCTACATTATAAAGGACTTCACGGAAAGCCTTCAACGAGGTGTGTTAACGTGCATTACAGGACCCAATGGATCCGGCAAGACAACCCTACTTAAGCTCGGGTCGGGGATACTGAAGCCTACGAGAGGGTCCGTGGAGAGGTATGGCACGGCGATATACGTACCGGAAAACACATTTCTCTTCTTTTCGAAGACGACGCCGCGCGAAGAGCTCATGATCCCCGCACGTGGTAACGAAAACAAAGTCCTGGAGATCGCCGAGTTACTTAAAATAAAGCACATCCTGGATAGGCCCGTCACAAAGCTCAGCAATAGTGAACGGAGACGGGTGAGTATAGCCGCCGCGTGCCTCGCAGATCACGATGGCTACTTCATAGACGAGCCTTTCGGTGGCATTGACGCTGAGAACGCCAGCTCTGTTCTACAGGCTTTCCAACTACTCTTGGACAAAGGGAAGGCGGTTGTAGTCGCTACACACGATGAGAAGGTAATGAGTTTGGCTGACACGGTAATTCGACTCGGGCCGGCGTAGGGGTCTTCAGTGGGCTTAGTGAACTGGTTGCTTCTATTGATTTACAGGTCATTCTTCGCGGTTGGTGATACTGGTTATAGAAGGGCGCATTTTCTCTCTAAGGTTGTTTTTATATTGTCAATAGTACTCTATACGGTGAAAAGCCCCGTAAAGGCGCCTATACTCGTGCTGGTAATTTTCCTCGGGTTAATCTATCCCGGTAAAGATTGGGCTACCTCCGTGTTAGAGCTCTCCTTGTTTACGGGTTTCGTGGTAGCGCTTGTAGTATACTCATTCTCATTAATAACCACGGGGGCTGCACCTCTTCAGGTGTTAGAAGTCGCGATGAACATTGCTGGTGCTGTTTCGGCCGCCGTGTTTTCCTTCACAATAATTTCACCAGCGGAAATCTACAACACTATATACCTATTACAGGGTAGAAGGGCCGCCACCCTTCCGCTACTACTGTGGGTACTAATACCTCGCTATTTAAAAGACGCTCTTGACTCGTTCACTATAGGTAATTTAAGAGTAGAGTACTATGGAAAAAGACCTCTCCGTGTAACTATTCGCCAGCTACTCGAAGTAGGCGACTACTTCGAAGAGTACTGCTACTGGAGGCTTCGAACACCCGTAAAGGCTACTATCACCATTGAAAGGTCTTACAAGTACACGCTCATACTGCTGGCTACCACCCTTCTACTGACATTCTTAAAGTACATCATATAGTATGTAGGGGTTCAGCCCCTATACCAGTTTACACAGGTTGATTTCATTGCTTCATCTTGGTCCTCCTGCATCCTACTCGGGTCCTCATCGGGCTTAAGGGCGTTCAGGGGTAGCCCTGACACCCCACACCACTTTTACGAGGCTCTCACCCCCTCATCGGGTAGCAGCAATCAGCTGTGTTAATAGTTAAAAAAGCCGATTCGTGATTTTGGAGGTGAAGTGAGCCATTATGCCACAGCCCTACGTGCTTCGCATAGTCTCATTGGAATCGGGAGTGGGTAAAACACTTGTTGCTACTAGAGTAGTTAGAGGCCTGAGAACACGCAATTACAGGGTAAACGTTATTAAACATTGCAGTGGTGGTGTAGATTTAGAAGAAAAGGACACAGAGAAGTACCTTGAAAGCGGCGCAGAAGTGGTTGTTGCCTCGTCTCCGGGACTCGCAGTAATTTACGTTGCGAATCACAATGACGCGATCGAAAACGCCTTAGTGATGACTCGGGCTCCAATAGTGGTGGTCGAAGGCTTTAAATCGGCTAAGCTAGGCGACGTCGTGGTAGTCGTTCGCGAAGAGGACGACTTGAATAGGCTGGGTGGGGATATGACTAACGTGATAGCCATCGTTTCGCGAGCTAGCATAGTGGCTATGAGCCGCTTGCCGGAAAACACAGTTCTTGTAAAAGTAGGAGATGAAGACAGACTAGTGGACTTAGTGGAGAAGAGGGCTATAGACTTCTTCTACAGGCAGACGCCTCAAACAAACTGTAGAACATGCGGTTTCGCGTCCTGCAAAGAGCTCGTGATCTCATATCTTAAAGGGAGTGCGGGATGGTGCCCCGTGGTATCCGGCGTCGAGGTCTCGGTAGATGGCTCTAGCGTGCCTTTAAATCCCTTCGTTAAGAACATCATCAAATCCACTATTAAAGGAATATTAAAAGCGCTTAAAGGCGTGCCGGAGAACTACAGAAAAGTTAACATAGTGATTAGTGATTACTAAACTCACACTGTAGCAACGAGGCTTTTAGTTGTAAGTGCAGTTTCCTAGGGCGATAGGGACGTAGCTGGCGCTTTGAACGCCGTATACGCGTACGCGGAGGCCCGGGCCTTCTCCGAATCCCCCTGTGAGGGATGAGATCGGACGGGCGGGGAAACAAGAAGTAGGGGGATACTCATGTAGTAGCTAAAAATAGCAACAGGACCTCTACTTCGTGGCTGTGATAGCCATCTATGCAAGTCTTGCTTATTTTGCCTCGTAACTATGAGCATGCATGGGGGTGGACGAGCCTTGAACAATGTTATTACTACCAAGATTGCAAGAGACCTCTACTTGGTTAGGACTATTGACCGGCAAACCAAGTATTTTGAAGGGATGTGGGAAATACCCGAAGGAGTAACGTACAATTCCTATGTCCTTACAACGAGCAGCGGAGCGGTAGTTTTTGACACAGTGAAGCCTTTATTTACAGACTTATACCTCGATGCAATAAGTAAGATAACAGACTTCAAGGACATCAAGTACATAGTCGTGCACCACGTGGAACCCGACCACAGCGGAGTGGTTAAGCAGTTAGCTGAGAAAACGGGCTCACCGGTACTGGGACACCCCCTTGCCGATAAGATGCTGAAACGGTTCTACCAGTATACTGGTAAGTTCCAGTCCATAAGTGATCTTTACGAGCTCAGCACGGGAGAATACACGATTGGGTTCATCCACACGCCGTGGCTTCACTGGCCTGAGACCATGATGAGCTACATCAAGGAACTTAACGCCCTATTAACGTGCGATGCGTTCGGATCCTACGGGTCCTACGCGCAGATCTACTATGACGAGCTTGACGGGAATGAGAGGGGCAGGTACCGGTGGCTTATGCTCAAGTACTTTGCAAACATAATAGGCTTCTACAGGCATTGGGTTAGCAAGAACATTGAAAAACTGATATCAGTAGGAATTGAACCGGCATACATACTACCATCGCATGGACTAGCAGCCAGAGACAAATCCGTAAAGGAATTTGTAAACTTGTACTTGAAGTGGAGTCTGGGCGAGGTAGAAGAGTCTAAGATAATAGTGCTGTATACGTCTATGTACGGCTTCGTTAAAAAGGCCGTTAATGCCCTCATAGAAAAACTGCAATCCCTTGGGCTAAGGGTGGTAGTTTACGGCTTTAACGACATAGAACGTAGCCCCATCAGTGAAGTTATTGCAGATGTCTACGACAGTAAGTACGTAGTAATAGCGACTTCGGCATATGACGCGGATGCTTTTCCGATCGCAAAGCTCCTAGCCGAGCTCCTTTCAAGAAAAACCCCTCTAAGTGGTAAGAGGGTAATCGTGTTAGCGGCCCATGGTTGGGGTCCACGCGCTGGGTCGGTAATTAAGGGTATCTTAGAGCTTTACGGCTTCAAAGAGCTCAGTGTAATCGAGTTCGCTGCTGGAGAGCACGAAAAGATTGTCGAAAGCGTATTGAAGGCGCTGTAAGGTGGTTTCCGAGGAGTTTTACCGCTTCGAGCGAGGCGTACTAGTAGCCGCGCATACCACCACATGCAATACGCGCACTGCACGTCTTGGAGAAAGTGCGCAGAAGTGTATGCACGGCCTCTTAGTGGGCCCGCGGGGATTTGAACCCCGGACCTCCGCCGTGTGAGGGCGGCGTCCTAACCAGGCTAGACTACGGGCCCACCCATCATAACCATATTCATTCCTAGTGGATTATAAGCTTGAAGTCGTTGCCCGTCAACGGGATCTCAATACCTCAGCTAGTGGTTTTAAGCTACAAGTTCACTAACTCAAGCTAGGGGCTTCAGCTATGTCTTTTAACTCCCTCGAGAAGTTCATTCTCGAAAGGATTTCTAAGTACAGGATGCCGGGTCTATCGATAGCTTTATTGAAAAACGATGAAATCGTTTACGCGAAGGGTTTTGGATTTAAAGACGTGGAGTTCTCTCAGCCACCAACACCATATACGAACTACTGTGTAGGCTCGGTGACGAAGGCGTTCACCGCTCTGGCGGTAATGCAACTCTATGAAAAAGGGCTTCTAAGCGTTGACGACCCCGTTAATAGGTACGTAAGCACTATTAAAGCAGGCAATATCACGATTCATCACCTGTTAACGCATACTTCCGGCATACCGGCACTAGGTTATGCCGAGGCACTAATTAATAGCTATTATGGTTTGGGGGGTATCTGGTTGCCCATATCGGCACCAGACAGTGTACTGGCTTTCATGGAAGGTTACGAGGACTGGATCTTATTCAAACCCAGTGAGAGGTGGTTTTACCTAAACGAAGGTTACGTAATGCTAGGTAAGATCATCGAGAAGGTTACGGGATTGAAGTACGAGGAGTACGTTAAGCGGAACTTGCTCGACAAGATAGGAATGGATAAAAGCTACTTTACCAGGGAAGAGTACTTGAAAGATACTGATAGAGCAACACCCTATAACGTGAGCCAGGACGGCAAGCTCATCAAGGTAGAGCCGATATTTGGTATAAGCGCGGATGGAGGGTTATTTAGCAACGCGGTAGATCTATTAAAGTTCGCCAAGGCGATGATCGGCAGAGGCCGGTACGGGGATACACAGCTTGTTGGGAGCAAGCTCATCGAGCTGATGGAAACACCGCACGTGAAGTTACCGTACGAATCGCCGACAAGCCGCTACTACGGCTACGGATTAACCATTCACGACGATTTCCAGGGTAGAAAGCTCGTGGGTCACAGCGGCTCAGTCCTAGTTTATACGGCGTACTTGGGCTACATACCCGATGAAGGGGTGGCGGTCACCGTGCTATCGAATTCTAGTGGTTATCCACTATCACTTATTGGGGCTTACGCTCTAACGCTACTACTGGGGCGTAAACCCGAGGAGGCCCTGCACGTTATAAAGCAGGAAGAGCTTCTCGAGAGGCTTGAAGGAGTCTACACGGGGTTCAAGAACACGATTGGGTTTAAAGTCAAACGAGTAGGTGGTACCTTACTACTAGAAGACGTTGTCAGGAAAACCCAGATACCCATATACCCCGAGAGGCTTACGAGTGAGCATGCTCTCTTCTACGCGTACGGGCTTGGCGTGAAAATCCCAGTAGAGTTCGTTATCGAGGCGAACAGGGTTATAATGATATATGAAAGGTACGTCTCGGTGAAAACGGGTGCTCTAACTAGTGGTTTTTAAGCTAAGTTTTCTAGCTCTGCTTTGAGCACTACATTTTTGCTTATTAATGTTGAACACTTTTCGTTTACTCGGTGACGTAGACGTGAGTGGCCGGGATTTTGACATCCCCCTAAACACGGTGTGCGTAGAAGAGTATACCGTTAAGG
Proteins encoded:
- a CDS encoding radical SAM protein, translated to MFNGFKVILTGDESLVSTYHRTYLGFSSGLPMDVLPALLGPLLFPCESDEHGRMKTTQYGLCKIEASLLDSGFSSDEVAIIDPRKLDRAVGPGTRVVGISVLDPLGINYGTALLRVVLKLMGIETRLQSYMSWATMKLLTHPAILENRERLRIVVGGPGVWEIIDTGLQRKLGIDSIVEGEGELVVPELFKRALSNESLPSYVKGPPVPVGKIPVIRTPSRGLVEVSRGCGRGCKFCNPTLLMYRVIPLEKVLQEVKVNVLGGESKITLHSEDFFRYGSSSLHPRREMVLKLTETVLKVPGVENVSVDFATASTVVTDPWLVKKVGDMLGLGESNYSIIQLGIETASPRLLQVIAPGKPKPFTPDEWPKIVEEAISILNDAGWWICATLIVGLPGESPDDVRANLKLVERLEPYNVFVFPLPFIPSGSLRKAKGVFTRDLLPTHDNLELIFVAVYDAVKKIRKLSAKMVAFAPLIIKQVLGGLLYFAASVGLRRLQRNVLDLSRTFLKRHAPR
- a CDS encoding ATP-binding cassette domain-containing protein; the encoded protein is MVPLFSARIERCGYPGSFELRDVRFELKKGEALLVTGKSGSGKTTLLRVVTGTIEAAGGYLEGEVLLEGKSILEMKPEEVYHSIAYIPQEPWYAFVGYTVYTEVCHVLAQLGVNCTDADFAPLGSSRLVNRLTYTLSAGEVQRVLWLETMIKRARLIVLDEPLTYLDEEARRVVKHYVKVARSREMGIIVADHDPAYWEFLEPDMLILEGGIVKYHGPWSRSKAEEQGMKLTSLKKHVERGVFVKFKNVSFRYTGDSYIIKDFTESLQRGVLTCITGPNGSGKTTLLKLGSGILKPTRGSVERYGTAIYVPENTFLFFSKTTPREELMIPARGNENKVLEIAELLKIKHILDRPVTKLSNSERRRVSIAAACLADHDGYFIDEPFGGIDAENASSVLQAFQLLLDKGKAVVVATHDEKVMSLADTVIRLGPA
- a CDS encoding molybdopterin-guanine dinucleotide biosynthesis protein MobB, with amino-acid sequence MPQPYVLRIVSLESGVGKTLVATRVVRGLRTRNYRVNVIKHCSGGVDLEEKDTEKYLESGAEVVVASSPGLAVIYVANHNDAIENALVMTRAPIVVVEGFKSAKLGDVVVVVREEDDLNRLGGDMTNVIAIVSRASIVAMSRLPENTVLVKVGDEDRLVDLVEKRAIDFFYRQTPQTNCRTCGFASCKELVISYLKGSAGWCPVVSGVEVSVDGSSVPLNPFVKNIIKSTIKGILKALKGVPENYRKVNIVISDY
- a CDS encoding FprA family A-type flavoprotein, whose product is MNNVITTKIARDLYLVRTIDRQTKYFEGMWEIPEGVTYNSYVLTTSSGAVVFDTVKPLFTDLYLDAISKITDFKDIKYIVVHHVEPDHSGVVKQLAEKTGSPVLGHPLADKMLKRFYQYTGKFQSISDLYELSTGEYTIGFIHTPWLHWPETMMSYIKELNALLTCDAFGSYGSYAQIYYDELDGNERGRYRWLMLKYFANIIGFYRHWVSKNIEKLISVGIEPAYILPSHGLAARDKSVKEFVNLYLKWSLGEVEESKIIVLYTSMYGFVKKAVNALIEKLQSLGLRVVVYGFNDIERSPISEVIADVYDSKYVVIATSAYDADAFPIAKLLAELLSRKTPLSGKRVIVLAAHGWGPRAGSVIKGILELYGFKELSVIEFAAGEHEKIVESVLKAL
- a CDS encoding serine hydrolase; translated protein: MSFNSLEKFILERISKYRMPGLSIALLKNDEIVYAKGFGFKDVEFSQPPTPYTNYCVGSVTKAFTALAVMQLYEKGLLSVDDPVNRYVSTIKAGNITIHHLLTHTSGIPALGYAEALINSYYGLGGIWLPISAPDSVLAFMEGYEDWILFKPSERWFYLNEGYVMLGKIIEKVTGLKYEEYVKRNLLDKIGMDKSYFTREEYLKDTDRATPYNVSQDGKLIKVEPIFGISADGGLFSNAVDLLKFAKAMIGRGRYGDTQLVGSKLIELMETPHVKLPYESPTSRYYGYGLTIHDDFQGRKLVGHSGSVLVYTAYLGYIPDEGVAVTVLSNSSGYPLSLIGAYALTLLLGRKPEEALHVIKQEELLERLEGVYTGFKNTIGFKVKRVGGTLLLEDVVRKTQIPIYPERLTSEHALFYAYGLGVKIPVEFVIEANRVIMIYERYVSVKTGALTSGF